The DNA region CGCGGCCTCCGCGAATGCCTCGACGATGGACTCGTCGGCCTTGCCGGGCGTACCGGCGGGCATCTCGTTGCCGTACGTGTGGGACAGGATCGAGCCGAGGACGGCGACGCCGAGCGCCGCACCCGCCTGCTGGACGGTGTCGTTGAGGGCGGAGCCGACACCGGCGTGCTCGACGGGGACGGCGCCCATGAGGGCGGCCTGCGCGGCCGGCATCGCGAGCCCGCCGCCCATGCCCATCAGGACCATGGCGACGGTGACCATGCCGAAGCCGTCACCGGGCCGCAGCGTGGTGAGGGTGAAGAAGCCGGCGGCGGTGATCGTCAGGCCGAGGGCCACCATCACGCGGTTGCCGACCTTCTGGCCGAGCGTGGCACCGAGGGTGTTGAAGATCAGGGAGGCGACGGCGAGCGGCGCGAAGGCCCAGCCGGTATCGGTCGGCGAGTACTCGAGGACGAACTGGAGGTACTGGCTGAGGACCAGCATCAGGCCGCCGTTGGCGAAGGTCAGGAGCACGATGGAGAAGCTGGCGCCGGTGAAGACGCGGTTGCGGAACAGGGACAGCGGCACCATCGGCTCGGCCACGCGGGTCTCCCAGAAGCCGAAGCCGACCAGGGACAGCACGGTCACGATCGCGGCGACGTACACCTTCGGGTCGCCGAGACCGACCTTCGGCCACTCCGTGATCGTCCAGACGAGGGCCACCATGCCGACGACCGAGAGGATCATGCCGACCGGGTCGGCCTTGCGCCAGGGGCCCTTGGACTCGGGCATCAGGACGAGCGCGGCGACGATGGCGAGCACGGCGATCGGGACGTTGATCAGGAAGACCGCGCCCCACCAGAAGTGACCGATCAGGGCGCCGCCGAGGACCGGGCCGCCGACGAGGCCGACCATCGCCACGGCGCTCCAGGCGGCGATGGCCTTGGGCCGCTCGTCCTCGTCGAAGACGGTGATGAGGATCGACAGGGTGCTCGGCATGATCAGCGCACCGCCGACGCCCATCAGGACGCGCCCGGCGATCAGTTGCTCGGGCGACTCGGCGACCGTGGCGAGCAGTGAGGCCGCGCCGAAGAGCACCAAGCCGATGATCATCACCTTGCGGCGGCCGAACCGGTCCGAGAGCGAACCCGACGTCAGCAGCAGGCCCGCGAACACCAGCATGTACGAGTCGAGGATCCACTGGAGGTCCGAGGCGCTCGCGTCCAGGTCCTCCGCGATCGGCGGGACCGACACGGTCAGGACCATGTTGTCGACCACCAGGACCAGCGTGCTCAGGCAGAGCACGACCAGGATCAGCCAGCGCTTCGGATCCCGCGCCACCGCCGTCACGGCGGCTGCCTTCGTTTCCGACCCGTCCATCTCCGGACCTCCCCAACGAGTGATTCGCGTGTGGTGCGTGGTGCGTGGTGCGTGGTGCGTGGTGCTCCGCGAACGTTTCCGTACGGCGTTCGCTGACTCCGCACACTGTACGTAGACCGCACACTGTTCGCAACATCCGAACGGCGTGCGCCCGCTGCGCTAGGGTGGAGGGGACGAGACGCACTCGCCGAGCAGAGAAGGGGTGGCCGCATGCCACGCGCCGCGCAGCCGACCAAGCCGTCGTCCGACCCGTCGACCGGTTCCGTGTGGACCCGTCCACAGCGCTCACGCCGCGAACAGCCCGCGCTCAGCCGCGACCAGATCGTCGCCGAGGCCATCGCCCTGCTCGACGAGGACGGCATCGACGCGCTGAGCATGCGCAAGCTCGGCACCCGCCTGAACGCCGGTGCCACCTCGCTCTACACGCACGTGTCCAACAAGGACGAGCTGATCGAGCTGGTCGTGGACCGGGTCTACGGCGAGATCGAGGTGCCGAAGGCCGCCTCGCGCGCCGAGTGGCGCGCCGCCGCCCTGGAGTGCGGCAACAACGTGCGCTCCGCGATCCTCGGGCACCCCTGGATCGCCTCCGTGCTCGGCGAGATGGGCATGTCGTACCTGGGGCCGAACATGATGCGGCTCACCGAGGACATGCTGGAACTCTTCGAGTCCGGCGGCTTCGACCTGGACCAGGGCGAGCTGGCGCTGAAGACCATCTGGTCGTACGTCCTCGGCACCGCCGCCACCGAGGCCGCCTGGATGACGGCGCTCGCCCGCAGCGGCCAGGGCCAGGACGAGTGGCTCGCGAGCATGGCGTCGGTCGCCGAGCAGGCCATGGCGCCCTACCCGCGCATGCGCCGGCTGCACGCCGAGCAGGGCACGAGCGGCGTGGTCGAGACCCGGCGCAGCAACTTCGACCGGGGGCTCGACTGCATCCTGGACGGCTTGGAGGCCCAGCGCAGGCAGTAGGCCCGGCGCCCCGAATGGCCCGTCCCGCCTGGCCCTCCGCCCGGGTGCGCCAGAGGCTCGGACCATGGACTCCGCACAGCGCGACACCTCCGCCCCGGCCTCCGGCAGCACCCTGTTCGCCGGTGTCCTGATGCTCGTCAACGGCGTGCTCAGCGTCCTCGCGGGCATCACGGGCATCGCCAAGGACGACGTGTACGCCCGCATCGGCGACTACGTCTACAAGTTCAACCTCACCGCCTGGGGCTGGATCCACCTGGTGCTCGGCCTGGTCGTCGTCGTCACCGGCTGGGGCGTCCTCAAGGGCATGGAATGGGCCCGGGGCGTGGGCGTGGGGCTCGCGGCGGTGAGCATCGTCGCGCAGTTCCTGTGGCTGCCGTACACACCCCTGTGGGCGCTCGTCTCGATCGCGCTCGGCATGTTCGTGATCTGGGCGCTGTGCGCGGACGGGCCCGGGGCGAGCGTGTCCGGGGCGGGCGCGTCCGGGGCGGGCGCGTCCGGCAAGGGCGGCTCCGGCGTGGGCGGCTCCGGCGTGGGCGGCCCCGGCACGGGCGGTTCCGGCACGGCCCCCGGCCTGTGAACCCGCCCGCCGCCGCCCTCGGCGACCAGATCGTCGCCAAGTGGACCTCGCCGCAGGGCGCGCGGCTCATCGCGGCGGGCGCGAAGATCGTCGACGGTCTGCTCGAACTCGGCCCGCTCACCCGCGAGCGGGCCGGGCGCATGCTCGGCTGGCCGGCGCAGGAGGTCCTGGCCCGCTTCGAGGCCATGGGCTTCCGCCTGGAGACCGATCCCGACGGCAACATCATCGGCGCGGGCGTCTCCCTGAACGCCGCCCGCCCGCACACCATGGAGCTGCGCGGCCGCACCGTACGCGGCTGGTGCGCCCTGGACGCGCTGATGTTCCCCGTCGTCCTCGACGAGCCCGTCTCCCGCATCACCTCGCGCTGCGCCACCACCGGCGAGCCCGTCCACGCCACCGTCACCCCCTCCGGCGTCCGCGACGTCCACCCCGCCACGGCCGCCGTCACCCTGGCCCCCGCCACCGGCACCGACATCCGCGAGGCCTTCTGCGACCGCGTCAACTTCTACGCCAGCGAGGCCCTGGCGACGGACGCCACCCTCCAGGACACGGACCTGGCGGTGTGCTCGACGACGGAGGCGTGGACGGTGGCGAAACGCCTGGCGGACCTGTTCTGAGCGAAAGCCGCCGTCCGAAGGACGCGGGTGGGCGGGTGGGCGAACGACCAGCCGCGCAGCGGGCGGTCTAGAAGGACGCCGGGCCCCCGTTCGCGGCCAGCGCGTCCCGTACCGTCCGGATGAACGCGTCCCCGCGAGAACCCGTGCTGCCGGTCCGCCACACCAGCGCCACGTCCGCCGACGGCAGATCGCGCACGGGCACGAACACCACGTCGGGACGCGAGTAGTACGTCTCCACGGAGGCGATGACCGGAGAGACCCCCTGTCCCGTGGCGACGAGGGTCATCAGCTCCTGGAACGTCGCCACCGCCTGCCCGCGCTTGATCTCACGGCCGCTCGGCGTGCGCGGCGGCACGTGGAAGTCCCACCAGTACGCGGGCGCGCCGCCCGCCACCCGGAAGAACGTCTCGCCCGCCAACTCCTCGAAGGACAGGGAGGTCCGGCCGGCGAAGCGGTGGCCGGAGGGCACGGCGAGGGCGCGGTCCTCGGTGATGACGACGGGGCCCACCGTCAGGTCGGGCTCCACCACCGGCAGGCACGTGAACAGCATGTCGACGTCGCCCGCGCGCAGCGCGCCCAGCGGGTCCTGGAACTGCGTCTCGCGCATCCGCACCTCGCACCCGGGGCACCGCTCCCGGAACAGCTTCAGGATCGGCTGCGTGAGCGACCCGGCACCGGAGCCGAGGAAGCCGACGACCAACTCCCCGTCGATGCCCCGCGCCTGGTCCTTGGCGCGGGCCACCGCCTCCTCCATCCGGTGGTGCAGCGGCGCGAGGTCGTCGTACAACTGCCGCCCGAGCGGGGACAGCCGCACCACGCGGCTGGTGCGTTCGAAGAGCGGGGCGCCGATCTTGCGCTCCAGCTTCTTCACGGTCTGACTGACCCGCGCCTGCGAGAGCAGCAGGCGCTCGGCGGTACGGCCGAAGTGCAGCTCCTCGGCGAGGGTCAGAAAGGTCTGCAGTTCCTGTCGTTCCACGGCGCGCTCCCCCTTGCGTAGGCCCTGAGGACCTCTTGCACGGGCCCCGAGGACGGCAACACCAGCGGGCCCCCGCAACCTTCCCGAACTGCCTGACCTGCATCGATAAGCCTCCGCGTCGAGATCGTTTCACGGATCGGCGTTGATGGTCCCGTGCGGTCGGCGGATCTTTGAGGAGTCGGAGCGGCAAGCACGCCGCACCGGCTCCGAACCGGGAAGGCCCGGTTCCTCCGTGCCGATCTCCAGGAGCTCACGATGTTCTCGCGTACCCGCACCCTCGCCGTCGCCGTCGCCCTCGCCGTCACCGCCGGTACCGCCGGTACCGCCGTCACCGTCGCCCAAGCCTCCGACGGCGGCGCGGGACAAGGCCGCCACGCAGCCGGGAAGGGGGCCTCCTGGTCCGCCGCCTGGGCCGCGTCGCCGCAGCGGCCGAGCGCCGGGTTCAAGGCCAACTGGTCCGAGGCGGGCTTCGACGACCAGACCGTGCGGCAGGTCGTCCGCGTGACCGAGGGCGGCGACAGAGCCCGCGTGCGCCTCTCCAACGCCTACGGCGCCTCCCCGCTGCGGATCGCGAGCGCCACCGTCGCCCGCACCGAGGGCGGCAAGGGCGCGAGCGTCGAGCGCGGCTCGGTGCGCACGCTCACCTTCGGCGGGAAGAAGTCGGTGACCGTGCCCGCGGGCGGCCAGCTGTCCAGCGACGCCGCCGGACTCGACCTGGACCGCTTCGAGTCCGTCACCGTCACCCTGCACCTGGCCGGCACCACCGGGCCCGCCACCTTCCACTCGCAGGCCTTCGCGACCAGCTACCGCGCCGATGGCGACCACACCCGCGACACCGGCGCCGGAGCCTTCAAGGAGTCGACCGAGTCCTGGTACTACCTGTCCGGCGTGGACGTCGCCGACAGCGGGAAGGCGGGCGGGCGGGCCGCCGCGCGGGACGGCGTCGTCCTCTTCGGCGACTCGATCACCGACGGCTTCGCCTCCTCCACCGACCTCAACCGCCGCTGGTCCGACGCGCTCGCCGAGCGCCTCGCCAAGTCCGGCAAGCCGCGGCCCGTCGTCAACTCCGGCATCGGCGGCAACATGGTCCTCAACGACTCTGCCTGGTACGGCGCCAAGGGCACCGGGCGCATCGCCAGGGACGCCCTCGACCTTCCCGGCGTCGGCACCGTCGTGATCCTCGAAGGCGTCAACGACATCGGCTTCA from Streptomyces flavofungini includes:
- a CDS encoding MFS transporter; its protein translation is MDGSETKAAAVTAVARDPKRWLILVVLCLSTLVLVVDNMVLTVSVPPIAEDLDASASDLQWILDSYMLVFAGLLLTSGSLSDRFGRRKVMIIGLVLFGAASLLATVAESPEQLIAGRVLMGVGGALIMPSTLSILITVFDEDERPKAIAAWSAVAMVGLVGGPVLGGALIGHFWWGAVFLINVPIAVLAIVAALVLMPESKGPWRKADPVGMILSVVGMVALVWTITEWPKVGLGDPKVYVAAIVTVLSLVGFGFWETRVAEPMVPLSLFRNRVFTGASFSIVLLTFANGGLMLVLSQYLQFVLEYSPTDTGWAFAPLAVASLIFNTLGATLGQKVGNRVMVALGLTITAAGFFTLTTLRPGDGFGMVTVAMVLMGMGGGLAMPAAQAALMGAVPVEHAGVGSALNDTVQQAGAALGVAVLGSILSHTYGNEMPAGTPGKADESIVEAFAEAARTGNTALIHTARDAFTEAMSASFVVGAVGVLVAAALSLLLMKDRTPTDAVVVPEAGTESAGAAAPASDEAAATAPKPGL
- a CDS encoding TetR/AcrR family transcriptional regulator, whose product is MPRAAQPTKPSSDPSTGSVWTRPQRSRREQPALSRDQIVAEAIALLDEDGIDALSMRKLGTRLNAGATSLYTHVSNKDELIELVVDRVYGEIEVPKAASRAEWRAAALECGNNVRSAILGHPWIASVLGEMGMSYLGPNMMRLTEDMLELFESGGFDLDQGELALKTIWSYVLGTAATEAAWMTALARSGQGQDEWLASMASVAEQAMAPYPRMRRLHAEQGTSGVVETRRSNFDRGLDCILDGLEAQRRQ
- the merB gene encoding organomercurial lyase, giving the protein MNPPAAALGDQIVAKWTSPQGARLIAAGAKIVDGLLELGPLTRERAGRMLGWPAQEVLARFEAMGFRLETDPDGNIIGAGVSLNAARPHTMELRGRTVRGWCALDALMFPVVLDEPVSRITSRCATTGEPVHATVTPSGVRDVHPATAAVTLAPATGTDIREAFCDRVNFYASEALATDATLQDTDLAVCSTTEAWTVAKRLADLF
- a CDS encoding LysR family transcriptional regulator, producing MERQELQTFLTLAEELHFGRTAERLLLSQARVSQTVKKLERKIGAPLFERTSRVVRLSPLGRQLYDDLAPLHHRMEEAVARAKDQARGIDGELVVGFLGSGAGSLTQPILKLFRERCPGCEVRMRETQFQDPLGALRAGDVDMLFTCLPVVEPDLTVGPVVITEDRALAVPSGHRFAGRTSLSFEELAGETFFRVAGGAPAYWWDFHVPPRTPSGREIKRGQAVATFQELMTLVATGQGVSPVIASVETYYSRPDVVFVPVRDLPSADVALVWRTGSTGSRGDAFIRTVRDALAANGGPASF
- a CDS encoding SGNH/GDSL hydrolase family protein, which encodes MFSRTRTLAVAVALAVTAGTAGTAVTVAQASDGGAGQGRHAAGKGASWSAAWAASPQRPSAGFKANWSEAGFDDQTVRQVVRVTEGGDRARVRLSNAYGASPLRIASATVARTEGGKGASVERGSVRTLTFGGKKSVTVPAGGQLSSDAAGLDLDRFESVTVTLHLAGTTGPATFHSQAFATSYRADGDHTRDTGAGAFKESTESWYYLSGVDVADSGKAGGRAAARDGVVLFGDSITDGFASSTDLNRRWSDALAERLAKSGKPRPVVNSGIGGNMVLNDSAWYGAKGTGRIARDALDLPGVGTVVILEGVNDIGFSETDKPTYKPAPIVSADELIAGHRKLIRAAHAKGLKAVGATLLPLGGSDHYGERAAAVSDKFNEWVRTSGEYDGYVDFDKALADPKDPERIRPAYDSGDHLHPNDAGYAAMARAVDLGSL